From the genome of Rhizobium leguminosarum, one region includes:
- the ltnD gene encoding L-threonate dehydrogenase, translated as MSPLAENSGPDIIAAVIGLGSMGLGMARSMKRAGLDVVGYDITPAAVDRFVAEGGRGAATPAAAAKDADIVVSVVVNGAQTEAVLFGPQGVASTMKPGAVFISSATMDPAVARDLAGRVEALGLHYLDAPISGGAAKAARGELTIMASGSGQAFDTARPGLDAMAAKVYELGDEAGKGAAFKMINQLLAGVHIAAACEAITFAAKQGLDLDKVYEVITASAGNSWMFENRVPHVLAGDYTPLSSIEIFVKDLGIVQDMARSERYPVPLAAAALQMYLAASGAGMGRDDDSSLARLYARLSGAELPSSTKEPQSL; from the coding sequence ATGTCACCCCTTGCTGAAAACTCAGGTCCCGACATTATCGCAGCCGTCATCGGTCTTGGTTCGATGGGGCTTGGGATGGCCCGGTCGATGAAGCGCGCCGGTCTCGACGTCGTTGGATATGACATCACGCCGGCGGCGGTGGACCGCTTCGTCGCCGAGGGCGGACGTGGCGCGGCGACCCCCGCCGCTGCGGCAAAGGATGCCGACATCGTCGTCTCCGTGGTCGTCAACGGCGCGCAGACCGAGGCCGTGCTGTTCGGGCCTCAAGGCGTCGCGAGCACGATGAAGCCCGGCGCCGTCTTCATCTCGTCGGCCACCATGGATCCCGCCGTCGCGCGCGATCTGGCCGGGCGGGTGGAGGCTCTCGGCCTGCATTACCTCGACGCGCCGATTTCGGGCGGCGCGGCCAAGGCGGCACGTGGCGAACTGACGATCATGGCATCCGGCTCCGGACAGGCCTTCGATACGGCGCGCCCGGGTCTCGACGCCATGGCCGCCAAGGTCTACGAGCTTGGCGACGAGGCCGGAAAAGGCGCGGCCTTCAAGATGATCAACCAGCTTCTCGCCGGTGTGCACATCGCGGCCGCCTGTGAGGCCATAACCTTTGCCGCCAAGCAGGGCCTCGACCTCGACAAGGTCTATGAGGTGATCACGGCATCGGCCGGCAATTCCTGGATGTTCGAAAACCGCGTGCCGCATGTGCTGGCCGGAGACTATACTCCGCTCAGCAGCATCGAGATTTTCGTCAAGGATCTCGGTATCGTCCAAGACATGGCCCGCTCCGAGCGTTATCCCGTACCGCTCGCGGCAGCCGCCTTGCAGATGTATCTGGCCGCCTCCGGAGCGGGCATGGGCCGTGACGACGATTCCTCGCTCGCGCGGCTCTATGCCAGGCTTTCCGGCGCTGAATTGCCCAGCTCCACCAAAGAGCCGCAGAGCCTGTAG
- the otnI gene encoding 2-oxo-tetronate isomerase — MPVFAANLTMMFNEWAFLDRFDAAADAGFAAVEYLFPYEATPEAIAERLARNNLQQALFNLPPGDWAAGERGIAALPGRFDALKANVEQALDYAAASGVRRLHLMAGIADRHDEDASSAYRRSVTYAAGRLAEKGIDLLLEPINGRNMPGYFLNDFAAAERLIAECGLPNLKLQFDIYHRQIIHGDVTIALRHLLPIAGHIQIASVPSRNEPDGEELNYPYLFGEIDRLGYDGFIGCEYIPRGHTLDGLGWFKPFARS, encoded by the coding sequence ATGCCGGTTTTCGCCGCCAACCTGACGATGATGTTCAACGAATGGGCGTTCCTCGACCGCTTCGACGCCGCAGCCGATGCCGGCTTTGCCGCCGTCGAATACCTCTTTCCCTACGAAGCCACACCCGAGGCGATCGCCGAACGGCTTGCCCGCAACAATCTGCAGCAGGCCTTGTTCAACCTGCCGCCGGGCGACTGGGCAGCAGGCGAACGTGGCATCGCCGCTCTTCCCGGACGGTTCGATGCGCTGAAAGCGAATGTCGAGCAGGCACTGGACTATGCGGCGGCATCGGGCGTCAGACGGTTGCACCTGATGGCAGGCATCGCCGACCGTCATGACGAAGACGCCTCCTCCGCTTATCGGCGCTCCGTCACCTATGCTGCCGGGCGGCTTGCGGAAAAGGGCATCGATCTGCTGCTCGAGCCGATCAACGGCCGAAACATGCCTGGATATTTCCTCAACGACTTCGCCGCCGCCGAGCGGCTGATCGCCGAATGCGGTCTGCCGAACCTGAAGCTCCAGTTCGACATCTATCACCGCCAGATCATCCACGGCGACGTCACTATCGCGTTGCGACACCTGCTGCCGATTGCCGGCCACATCCAGATCGCCAGCGTGCCGTCCCGCAACGAGCCGGATGGGGAGGAATTGAACTATCCCTACCTGTTCGGCGAAATCGATCGCCTAGGTTACGACGGTTTCATCGGCTGCGAATACATCCCGCGCGGCCACACACTGGACGGTCTTGGCTGGTTCAAACCTTTTGCACGGAGCTAG
- the otnK gene encoding 3-oxo-tetronate kinase: protein MAILLGSIADDYTGASDLANTLTKNGLRTVQTVGIPDPSLALPEVDAVVVSLKIRSVPASDAVAAAASAERWLRQRGAGHVLYKICSTFDSTDAGNIGPVTEALSDVAGGGIVLVTPAFPETGRTVYLGHLFVGGQPLNESPLKDHPLNPMHDANLVRVLTRQLCNAVGLIDLTTIAAGPGAVKMRLDSFRTAGVTAVIADAIFERDLETLGEVALETPVSTGASGLGLGLARALVRSGRISSGGATTADAIRPVGGLSAIVAGSCSKATLRQLDVAERSIPVLRLDPERLLAGPDEIAAAISWAGDRIFAGPVVVAASAAPETVSRLQSLYGREASGHAIETATSIIAAELVERGVRRLVVAGGETSGAAVDRLAIPAFLIGPEIAPGVPVLRTVGNAQGDMLLALKSGNFGGEDFFTAALAMMH from the coding sequence ATGGCTATTTTGCTCGGATCAATCGCTGACGACTATACGGGCGCCTCCGACCTCGCCAACACGCTGACGAAGAACGGTCTGCGCACGGTGCAGACGGTCGGCATCCCTGATCCGTCGCTCGCGCTGCCGGAAGTCGACGCCGTGGTCGTTTCCCTGAAGATCCGCTCCGTCCCGGCCTCGGACGCCGTCGCGGCGGCGGCGAGCGCTGAGCGATGGCTGCGCCAGCGCGGTGCCGGCCATGTGCTTTACAAGATCTGCTCGACCTTCGATTCCACCGATGCCGGCAATATCGGTCCGGTCACCGAGGCCTTGAGCGATGTTGCCGGCGGCGGCATCGTACTGGTAACGCCCGCCTTTCCGGAAACGGGACGCACCGTCTATCTTGGCCATCTCTTCGTCGGCGGACAGCCTTTGAACGAAAGCCCGCTCAAGGACCACCCCCTCAATCCGATGCATGACGCCAATCTCGTGCGGGTTCTGACCCGCCAGTTGTGCAATGCTGTCGGATTGATCGATCTGACGACCATCGCCGCCGGACCCGGCGCCGTCAAAATGAGGCTCGATTCCTTTCGCACCGCAGGCGTCACTGCTGTTATCGCCGACGCGATTTTCGAACGTGATCTTGAAACGCTCGGCGAGGTCGCGTTGGAAACGCCGGTGTCCACCGGTGCGTCCGGCCTCGGCCTCGGCCTTGCCCGCGCGCTCGTCCGCTCCGGTCGGATATCCTCCGGCGGTGCAACGACGGCGGACGCCATTCGCCCGGTGGGCGGACTTTCCGCGATCGTTGCCGGCAGTTGCTCCAAGGCGACGCTCCGTCAGCTCGACGTCGCCGAACGGTCGATACCCGTCCTGCGGCTCGACCCGGAGCGGCTGCTTGCTGGTCCCGATGAGATCGCCGCGGCGATCTCCTGGGCCGGAGACCGCATCTTCGCCGGCCCCGTCGTGGTCGCCGCGAGTGCTGCGCCTGAAACCGTGTCCCGGCTGCAATCACTATACGGACGAGAGGCGTCCGGCCATGCGATCGAGACCGCGACGTCGATCATCGCCGCCGAACTGGTGGAGAGAGGCGTGCGCCGCCTTGTGGTCGCAGGCGGCGAAACCTCGGGCGCGGCGGTCGACAGGCTCGCCATTCCGGCATTTCTGATCGGCCCGGAGATTGCGCCCGGCGTGCCGGTGCTGCGCACGGTCGGCAATGCCCAGGGCGATATGCTTCTGGCGTTGAAATCAGGAAACTTCGGAGGCGAAGATTTCTTTACGGCAGCGCTGGCGATGATGCACTGA
- a CDS encoding GNAT family N-acetyltransferase, producing MQASQIEIVPFGPNHLEAAVALSRQAGWPHRTEDWQLALALSEGMVAVEDGRVVGTVLVTPYKGDCATINMVIVDETMRGRGLGRKLMDAALLAAGDRPLRLVATTAGLPLYQKLGFHETGTVAQHQGLAGDIAASAETQAATDADLPAIAALDRRAFGADREGLLSYLAGIGAFAVLRRDGHVSGFACLRPFGRGEVIGPVVAADVGEARKLIEHFIARRPGRFLRVDTTAETGLSPWLAEHGLAHVGGGLTMKKPFVHHAADPAVTTFALASQALG from the coding sequence ATGCAAGCAAGTCAGATCGAAATCGTCCCGTTCGGCCCCAACCATCTGGAAGCCGCCGTCGCGCTCTCAAGACAGGCCGGCTGGCCGCATCGGACGGAAGACTGGCAGCTGGCGCTCGCCTTGAGCGAAGGGATGGTTGCGGTCGAGGACGGCAGGGTCGTCGGCACCGTCCTCGTCACGCCTTACAAGGGAGATTGTGCGACCATCAACATGGTCATCGTCGACGAGACGATGCGCGGCAGGGGTCTCGGCCGCAAGCTAATGGACGCCGCATTGCTGGCCGCCGGAGACCGGCCGCTGAGGCTGGTGGCGACGACGGCAGGCCTGCCGCTCTACCAGAAGCTTGGCTTCCACGAGACGGGAACCGTGGCACAACATCAGGGCCTTGCCGGAGACATCGCCGCGTCGGCGGAAACGCAAGCGGCTACAGACGCCGACCTCCCGGCTATCGCGGCACTCGATCGCCGTGCCTTCGGCGCCGATCGCGAAGGGCTGCTCTCTTATTTGGCCGGGATCGGCGCATTCGCCGTCCTTCGCCGAGACGGCCACGTTTCGGGCTTCGCTTGCCTGCGCCCCTTCGGCCGCGGCGAAGTGATCGGACCCGTGGTGGCCGCCGACGTCGGCGAGGCCAGGAAACTCATCGAACATTTCATCGCCAGACGGCCCGGACGGTTCCTCAGGGTCGACACCACGGCCGAGACCGGGCTTTCCCCGTGGCTCGCCGAACACGGGCTCGCCCATGTCGGCGGCGGACTCACCATGAAAAAGCCCTTCGTCCACCACGCCGCCGACCCGGCCGTCACCACCTTTGCCCTCGCCAGCCAGGCACTCGGCTGA
- a CDS encoding aspartate aminotransferase family protein, translated as MYSNSLIELDRAHLIHPVASYRGHEKLGVRVLASAKGATVTDASGKQLIDGFAGLWCVNAGYGHESIVEAAARQMRELPYATAYFGLGSEPAIRLAGELVDRAPGDLNHVYFTLGGSDAVDSTIRFIRYYWHARGQPQRDQFISVEQGYHGSSTVGAGLTALPAFHAGFGVPFDWQHKIPSHYAYRNPVGDNPQAIIDASLAALKSKVEAIGPERVAAFYVEPIQGSGGVLVPPKGWMKAMREFCRAHDILFVADEVITGFGRTGPLFACSEDDVVPDFMTTAKGLTSGYVPMGAVLMADHVYQTIAEGAGAAAVGHGYTYSAHPVSAAVGLEVLKLYENGLLENGVRAGARLMQGLESLRDHPLVGDVRGRGMLAAIELVVDKANKTPLPAYAEPARRIFDRAWENGLVIRAFGNGVLGYAPPLCCTETEIDAIIERTRTTLDETLEDPDVRRALQA; from the coding sequence ATGTACAGCAATTCTCTCATCGAACTCGATCGCGCCCACCTCATTCATCCTGTCGCCTCCTATCGAGGCCATGAAAAGCTTGGCGTGCGCGTGCTGGCCTCGGCCAAGGGCGCGACGGTCACCGACGCCTCCGGCAAGCAGCTGATCGACGGCTTCGCCGGACTCTGGTGCGTCAATGCCGGTTACGGCCACGAGAGCATCGTCGAAGCGGCGGCCCGGCAGATGCGCGAGCTTCCCTATGCGACGGCCTATTTCGGCCTCGGCTCAGAGCCCGCGATCCGGCTTGCCGGCGAACTCGTCGACCGCGCACCGGGCGATCTCAACCACGTCTATTTCACGCTCGGCGGCTCCGATGCGGTGGACAGCACGATCCGCTTCATCCGCTACTATTGGCATGCCCGTGGACAGCCTCAACGCGATCAGTTCATCTCCGTCGAACAGGGCTATCATGGTTCCTCGACGGTCGGCGCGGGTCTGACCGCGCTACCTGCCTTCCATGCCGGCTTCGGCGTTCCATTCGATTGGCAGCATAAGATTCCGTCTCACTACGCCTATCGCAACCCGGTGGGCGACAATCCGCAGGCGATCATCGACGCCTCGCTTGCGGCGCTGAAAAGCAAGGTCGAGGCGATCGGGCCGGAACGCGTTGCCGCTTTCTACGTCGAGCCGATCCAGGGCTCGGGCGGCGTTCTGGTGCCGCCGAAAGGCTGGATGAAAGCCATGCGCGAATTCTGCCGCGCGCACGACATCCTATTCGTCGCGGACGAAGTGATCACAGGCTTTGGCCGCACCGGCCCGCTTTTTGCCTGCAGCGAGGATGACGTTGTTCCCGATTTCATGACCACCGCCAAGGGCCTCACCTCCGGCTACGTCCCCATGGGCGCCGTCTTGATGGCCGATCACGTCTATCAAACGATTGCCGAGGGCGCGGGCGCTGCCGCCGTCGGCCATGGCTATACCTATTCGGCCCATCCCGTCAGCGCCGCGGTCGGCCTCGAAGTCCTGAAGCTCTACGAAAACGGCCTTCTCGAAAACGGCGTCAGGGCCGGCGCGCGGCTGATGCAGGGCCTGGAGTCGCTGAGGGATCATCCGCTCGTCGGCGATGTCCGTGGCCGCGGCATGCTGGCCGCCATCGAGCTGGTAGTCGACAAGGCGAACAAAACGCCGTTGCCGGCATATGCCGAACCCGCCCGCCGCATCTTCGATCGCGCATGGGAAAACGGCCTCGTCATCCGCGCCTTCGGCAATGGTGTGCTCGGCTATGCGCCGCCGCTCTGCTGCACCGAAACGGAGATAGACGCGATCATCGAGCGCACCCGCACTACGCTGGACGAGACGCTGGAGGACCCGGATGTGCGTCGGGCGCTGCAGGCCTGA
- a CDS encoding HAD-IA family hydrolase, translating into MSKSLSEFKYMTFDVVGTLIDFEGGLKTCLAEIAAEAGTEIDGEQALGLYRAARYSEHADLFPDDLVRVYLAIAPKLGLPTEQKYGERLRDSAKSWKGFADSAAALASLAKDYRLVAMTNARRWAFDFFEKELGNPFYAAFTADDTGTEKPDPAFFEKVFDYVASEGHSKDDILHVAQSQYHDIGISRKLGLANCWIERRHAEKGYGGTIEPAEFTKPDYHFTSMAGLADAVAAARA; encoded by the coding sequence GTGAGCAAGAGCCTTTCGGAATTCAAATACATGACCTTCGACGTCGTCGGCACGCTTATCGACTTCGAGGGCGGCCTCAAGACCTGCCTCGCCGAGATCGCGGCCGAGGCAGGGACTGAAATCGACGGCGAGCAGGCGCTCGGCCTCTATCGGGCAGCTCGCTATTCCGAGCATGCCGACCTCTTTCCCGACGACCTCGTGCGCGTCTACCTGGCGATCGCGCCGAAGCTCGGCCTGCCCACTGAGCAAAAATATGGCGAACGGCTGCGGGATTCGGCGAAGAGCTGGAAGGGTTTTGCAGACAGCGCCGCAGCGCTGGCAAGTCTTGCGAAGGATTACCGCCTTGTTGCAATGACCAATGCCCGCCGCTGGGCATTCGATTTCTTCGAGAAAGAGCTCGGCAATCCATTTTATGCCGCCTTCACCGCGGATGATACCGGGACCGAGAAACCCGATCCCGCCTTCTTCGAGAAGGTATTCGACTACGTCGCCTCGGAAGGACATTCGAAGGACGACATCCTGCATGTCGCCCAGAGCCAGTACCACGACATCGGGATTTCCAGGAAACTCGGGCTGGCCAATTGCTGGATCGAGCGGCGACATGCCGAGAAGGGTTACGGCGGCACGATCGAACCGGCCGAGTTCACCAAACCCGATTACCATTTCACCTCCATGGCCGGCCTTGCCGATGCCGTGGCCGCCGCGCGCGCCTGA
- a CDS encoding ABC transporter substrate-binding protein, translating into MNDKITNWTSSDDAMVESAIRRGATRRELLHMMLAGGVALSAGGLVLGRAGKALAATPVSGGSLKAAGWSSSTADTLDPAKASLSTDYVRCCSFYNRLTFLDKSGTPQMELAEAIESKDAKTWTVKLKNGVTFHDGKPLTADDVVFSLKRHLDPSVGSKVAKIAAQMAGFKAVDKQTVEITLASPNADLPTILSMHHFMIVADGTTDFTKANGTGAFVKEVFEPGVRSVGIKNKNYWKSGPNVDSFEYFAISDDNARVNALLAGDIHLAATINPRSMRLVEAQGDGFTLSKTTSGNYTNLNMRLDMEPGNKRDFIEGMKYLVNREQIVKSALRGLGEVGNDQPVSPANFYHDAELKARTFDPEKAKFHFEKAGVLGQSIPIIASDAASSSIDMAMIIQAAGAEIGMKLDVQRVPSDGYWDNYWLKSPIHFGNINPRPTPDILFSLLYTSDAPWNESHYKSEKFDKMLIEARGSLDQDKRKTIYNEMQGMVAQEAGTIIPAYISNVDATTAKLKGLEANPLGGQMGYAFAEYVWLEA; encoded by the coding sequence ATGAACGACAAGATCACCAATTGGACCAGCTCCGACGACGCCATGGTCGAAAGCGCCATCCGTCGTGGCGCTACCCGCCGCGAATTGCTGCATATGATGCTTGCGGGCGGCGTGGCCCTGTCTGCCGGCGGGCTCGTGCTTGGCCGCGCCGGCAAGGCGCTCGCCGCCACGCCCGTTTCCGGCGGCTCACTTAAGGCGGCCGGCTGGTCGTCCTCGACGGCCGATACGCTCGACCCAGCCAAGGCGTCGCTATCCACCGACTATGTCCGGTGCTGCTCCTTCTATAACCGCCTCACCTTCCTCGACAAATCAGGCACGCCGCAGATGGAGCTCGCCGAAGCGATCGAGTCCAAGGATGCGAAGACCTGGACGGTCAAGTTGAAGAACGGCGTTACCTTCCATGACGGCAAGCCGCTGACCGCCGACGACGTGGTTTTCTCGCTGAAGCGCCACCTCGACCCATCCGTCGGCTCGAAGGTCGCCAAGATCGCCGCCCAGATGGCCGGCTTCAAGGCCGTCGACAAACAAACCGTCGAGATCACGCTCGCCAGCCCGAATGCCGACCTGCCGACCATCCTGTCGATGCATCATTTCATGATCGTCGCCGACGGCACGACCGATTTCACCAAGGCCAACGGCACCGGCGCTTTCGTCAAGGAAGTCTTCGAGCCGGGCGTTCGCTCGGTGGGGATCAAGAACAAGAACTACTGGAAATCCGGCCCGAACGTCGATTCCTTCGAATATTTCGCGATCAGCGACGACAATGCCCGTGTAAACGCACTGCTTGCGGGCGACATCCATCTCGCAGCCACGATCAATCCGCGCTCTATGCGCCTCGTCGAGGCCCAGGGCGACGGCTTCACCTTGTCGAAGACGACGTCCGGCAACTATACCAATCTCAACATGCGACTGGATATGGAGCCCGGCAACAAGCGCGACTTCATCGAGGGCATGAAGTATCTCGTCAATCGCGAACAGATCGTCAAATCGGCGCTGCGCGGTCTCGGTGAAGTCGGCAACGATCAGCCCGTTTCACCGGCGAACTTCTATCACGACGCAGAGCTGAAAGCGCGGACCTTCGATCCTGAGAAGGCGAAGTTCCACTTCGAAAAGGCCGGCGTGCTTGGCCAATCCATCCCGATCATCGCTTCCGATGCGGCGAGTTCGTCGATCGACATGGCCATGATCATCCAGGCGGCCGGCGCCGAAATCGGCATGAAGCTCGATGTCCAGCGAGTGCCATCTGATGGCTATTGGGACAATTACTGGCTCAAGTCGCCGATCCACTTCGGCAATATCAACCCGCGGCCGACCCCCGATATCCTCTTCTCGCTGCTCTACACCTCGGACGCTCCGTGGAACGAAAGCCACTACAAGTCGGAGAAGTTCGACAAGATGCTGATCGAGGCGCGCGGCTCTCTCGATCAAGACAAGCGCAAGACGATCTATAACGAGATGCAGGGCATGGTCGCCCAGGAAGCCGGTACTATCATTCCGGCCTATATCTCGAACGTCGATGCCACGACTGCCAAGCTCAAGGGCCTGGAAGCCAACCCGCTAGGCGGCCAGATGGGATACGCTTTTGCGGAGTATGTCTGGCTTGAAGCCTGA
- a CDS encoding ABC transporter permease has translation MNRQVLSLVLSRLFVAVITLVIVSFAVFFATTLLPGDTATILLGQAATPEAVEGLRKAMHLDEPALFRFLRWLVGLLQGDLGTSYANEMPIAALIAGRFVNTLKLAGVTALFSVPIALTLGITAAMLRGTLYDRIVTVITIGVISVPEFMVATSAALIFAVYLKWLPALSFANEVHSLADLLRVYAMPVITLTFVVSAQMIRMTRAAVIETLNTPYVEMALLKGASRPRIVFRHALPNALGPIVNAVALSLSYLLGGVIIVETIFNYPGIAKLMLDAVATRDLPLIQSCAMIFCLGYLLLITIADIIAILSNPRLR, from the coding sequence GTGAACCGCCAGGTCTTATCCCTTGTACTGAGCAGATTGTTCGTCGCCGTGATCACCCTGGTGATCGTCTCCTTCGCCGTCTTCTTTGCGACAACGCTGTTGCCTGGAGATACGGCGACGATCCTGCTCGGCCAAGCCGCCACGCCGGAAGCCGTCGAAGGCCTGCGCAAGGCCATGCATCTCGACGAACCGGCGCTCTTTCGTTTCCTGCGCTGGTTAGTCGGACTACTGCAAGGCGACCTCGGCACGTCCTATGCCAACGAAATGCCGATCGCCGCTCTCATCGCCGGCCGCTTCGTCAACACGCTGAAACTTGCCGGTGTCACCGCGCTTTTCTCCGTACCGATCGCACTGACGCTCGGGATCACTGCGGCAATGCTGCGCGGCACGCTTTACGACCGGATCGTCACCGTGATCACCATCGGCGTCATCTCCGTGCCGGAGTTCATGGTCGCGACCTCCGCGGCGCTCATCTTCGCCGTCTATCTGAAATGGCTGCCGGCGCTGTCCTTCGCCAATGAAGTCCACAGTCTGGCCGACCTGTTGCGTGTCTATGCCATGCCGGTGATCACCCTCACCTTCGTCGTCTCGGCCCAGATGATCCGTATGACGCGCGCGGCTGTCATCGAGACGCTCAACACACCTTATGTTGAAATGGCATTGCTCAAGGGCGCCTCCCGGCCGCGCATCGTCTTTCGCCATGCGCTGCCCAATGCGCTGGGTCCGATCGTCAATGCCGTCGCGCTTTCGTTGTCCTATCTGCTCGGAGGCGTCATCATCGTCGAGACCATTTTCAACTATCCCGGTATCGCCAAGCTGATGCTGGATGCCGTCGCCACCCGCGATCTGCCGCTAATCCAGAGCTGCGCGATGATCTTCTGCCTGGGCTACCTGCTGTTGATCACCATCGCGGATATCATCGCCATCCTTTCCAATCCGAGGCTCCGATGA
- a CDS encoding ABC transporter permease yields the protein MTMTSSETTSGRLSGTRFGYRFNIVGAIGFTVIFLWALVAIFAPWIIPYPVGEIIDLDYFGPMSRELWLGSDYLGRDMLSRILMGARYTVGISLAAVTIACFSGVVLGMIAAVAGGWLDTILSRFLDALNSIPSKLFGLVVVAAVGSSVPVLIMTLSVIYIPGAYRFARALAVNINAMDFITVARIRGESTLYLIRSEILPNIVGPVLADLGIRFVFIVLLLSGLSFLGLGVQPPYADWGALVRENIGGLPFGAPAVMFPSFAIASLTISVNLLIDNLPQKIRDRSVS from the coding sequence ATGACCATGACCAGTTCCGAAACCACCTCCGGCCGGCTGTCCGGAACCCGGTTTGGCTATCGCTTCAACATTGTCGGCGCGATCGGCTTCACCGTCATCTTCTTATGGGCGCTCGTCGCGATCTTCGCGCCATGGATTATTCCCTACCCCGTCGGCGAGATTATCGATCTCGACTATTTCGGCCCGATGAGCCGGGAACTCTGGCTCGGCTCCGATTATCTCGGCCGCGACATGCTCTCGCGGATTCTGATGGGCGCGCGATACACGGTCGGTATCTCGCTGGCGGCGGTAACGATCGCATGCTTCAGCGGCGTCGTGCTCGGCATGATCGCAGCGGTGGCCGGCGGCTGGCTGGACACGATCCTCAGCCGCTTCCTCGACGCCCTCAACTCCATCCCGAGCAAACTGTTCGGCCTGGTGGTCGTCGCTGCCGTCGGCTCCTCGGTCCCGGTGCTGATCATGACGCTGTCGGTGATCTACATCCCCGGCGCTTACCGTTTCGCCCGGGCGCTCGCTGTCAACATCAATGCGATGGATTTCATCACGGTCGCGCGCATCCGCGGGGAAAGCACCCTCTATCTTATTCGCTCGGAAATCCTGCCCAACATCGTCGGACCGGTGCTTGCCGATCTCGGCATCCGCTTCGTCTTCATCGTTCTGCTCCTCTCCGGGCTTTCCTTCCTCGGCCTTGGCGTCCAGCCGCCCTATGCCGATTGGGGTGCGCTCGTGCGTGAGAATATCGGCGGCCTGCCATTCGGTGCGCCGGCGGTGATGTTTCCCTCGTTTGCCATCGCCAGCCTGACGATCAGCGTCAACCTGCTGATCGACAACCTGCCGCAGAAAATCCGCGACCGGAGTGTGTCATGA